In the Polyangia bacterium genome, one interval contains:
- a CDS encoding aminopeptidase P family protein, translated as MALELAHREAFERRRALLAARLQNRPALIAAGAARPRNYAANVYPYRASSHFLYLVGLPLRGGVLLFDGGSFTLYLPEPGADDALWEGAQPTFDEIAAATGCTVRALSRLPANVRGRAVATVPAPDLDTCAEQSRLLQREIRRGVFDVLDAPLADALIDLRLRHDDAAVAELRAAAEVTGLAHRAGMRATRPGVREAAVRAAMEAEIIAHDLTVAYPSIVTVHGEILHNEKHHNVLAAGELLLADVGAESRGGFAGDVTRTWPVSGQFSSAQRELYNVVLEAQRQAIAAVTPGARYRNIHVLASQALASGLIDLGVLRGNPIELVADGVVALLFPHGVGHLLGLDVHDMEDLGDRAGYATGRTRSQDAGLRFLRLDRDLVAGMAVTIEPGLYFVPAILEDPIAMKKAAGRLDLERLARFRQARGIRIEDDVLVTETGAEVLTAAIPKSADAVEATLAG; from the coding sequence ATGGCTCTCGAGCTTGCGCACCGAGAAGCGTTCGAACGCCGCCGCGCCTTGCTGGCCGCGCGCTTGCAAAATCGCCCGGCGTTGATTGCCGCCGGCGCCGCGCGCCCGCGCAATTATGCGGCCAACGTCTATCCGTATCGGGCCAGCAGCCACTTTCTGTATCTGGTCGGACTGCCTCTGCGCGGAGGCGTGCTGCTGTTCGACGGCGGCAGCTTCACGTTGTACCTGCCGGAGCCGGGCGCGGACGACGCGCTTTGGGAGGGCGCCCAGCCGACCTTCGATGAAATTGCCGCCGCCACCGGCTGCACGGTGCGGGCGCTGTCGCGATTGCCCGCTAACGTGCGCGGCCGCGCGGTGGCCACCGTGCCGGCGCCCGATCTCGACACCTGCGCCGAACAGAGCCGGCTTTTGCAGCGCGAAATCCGCCGCGGCGTCTTCGACGTCCTGGACGCGCCGCTGGCCGACGCGCTGATCGATCTGCGCCTGCGCCACGACGACGCCGCCGTCGCCGAGCTGCGTGCCGCCGCCGAGGTGACCGGCCTGGCCCACCGCGCCGGGATGCGCGCCACCCGGCCCGGCGTGCGCGAGGCGGCCGTGCGCGCCGCCATGGAGGCCGAGATCATCGCCCACGATTTGACGGTCGCCTATCCGTCGATCGTCACCGTGCACGGCGAGATCTTGCACAATGAAAAGCACCACAACGTCCTTGCCGCGGGCGAGCTGTTGCTGGCCGACGTGGGCGCCGAAAGCCGCGGCGGCTTCGCCGGCGACGTCACCCGCACCTGGCCGGTCAGCGGCCAATTTTCGTCCGCCCAGCGCGAGCTTTACAACGTCGTGCTGGAAGCCCAGCGCCAGGCCATCGCCGCCGTGACGCCGGGGGCGCGCTATCGCAACATCCACGTGCTGGCCAGCCAGGCGCTGGCCAGCGGCCTCATCGATCTCGGCGTGCTGCGCGGCAACCCGATCGAGCTGGTGGCCGACGGCGTGGTGGCGCTGCTGTTCCCGCACGGCGTGGGGCACCTTCTGGGCCTGGACGTTCACGACATGGAAGACCTGGGCGATCGAGCGGGATACGCGACTGGACGAACGCGAAGTCAAGACGCCGGATTGCGTTTTTTGCGCCTGGATCGCGACCTGGTCGCGGGGATGGCGGTGACCATCGAACCAGGGCTATATTTTGTGCCGGCCATCTTGGAAGACCCCATCGCGATGAAAAAGGCGGCCGGCCGATTGGACTTGGAACGCCTGGCCCGCTTCCGCCAAGCCCGCGGTATCCGCATCGAAGATGACGTTTTGGTTACGGAAACCGGCGCCGAAGTTTTGACGGCGGCGATTCCCAAGAGCGCCGACGCGGTCGAAGCAACTTTGGCCGGCTGA
- a CDS encoding GNAT family N-acetyltransferase, translated as MKTELPALTAGSAALQMRPARFEDVSEILRLIERAVVFGCREHYQPSQLAQVFGGYAQALFVELLGPYETVAAEDESRIVGFAQLDPRDGRLRALFVDAAWQRRGVGRALLGHIEVRALARGCGRLHGAMSLNAVSFYAAAGFRPCGGSSRLTSNDGEIPVVRMEKRLNA; from the coding sequence ATGAAGACCGAGCTCCCGGCGTTGACCGCCGGATCAGCGGCGCTGCAGATGCGTCCGGCCCGATTTGAAGACGTTTCGGAGATCTTGCGCTTGATCGAACGGGCGGTGGTCTTCGGCTGCCGGGAGCACTACCAGCCGTCGCAGTTGGCGCAGGTCTTTGGCGGCTATGCGCAGGCGCTGTTCGTCGAGTTGCTCGGCCCTTACGAAACCGTCGCTGCCGAAGATGAATCGCGCATCGTTGGTTTCGCTCAGCTCGATCCGCGCGACGGGCGGCTGCGGGCGTTGTTCGTCGATGCGGCCTGGCAGCGACGAGGTGTTGGTCGGGCGTTGCTCGGGCACATCGAGGTGCGCGCGTTGGCGCGCGGTTGCGGTCGCCTGCACGGGGCGATGTCTCTGAACGCCGTCTCGTTTTACGCCGCCGCCGGTTTTCGCCCCTGCGGCGGATCGTCGCGACTCACCTCGAACGATGGGGAGATTCCGGTGGTGCGCATGGAAAAGCGATTGAACGCCTGA
- a CDS encoding ATP-dependent helicase C-terminal domain-containing protein: MNTLPIDPLLPDVVKALRSGPAVVIEAPPGAGKTTRVPRAILDGKLAANGEILVLQPRRLAARLGAYRVAEELGQTPGGTVGYTVRFEDVGGADTQLRFITEGILTRRLLVDPTLAGVSVVVLDEFHERHLATDLALPLLRRLQQTARPDLKLVVMSATLDAEPVRAFLDGCASFRSEGRRFDVAIEHVDGPDDRPLGAQVASAVRRLVGEQPDGDILVFLPGAGEIRRAQEAIAGQPGLSSLLVLPLHGEMSLGEQNRAVKPAGQRKVILSTNVAETSVTIDGVVAVIDSGLARVAAHSPWTGLPTVLLAKISQASAIQRAGRAGRTRPGVALRLYPRHDFETRRRYELAEIARADLAEAALALHALGIGDLDDFSWFEAPPGAALGVAEQLLRRLGAVDDSGAVTALGRRMLRFPVHPRLERLVCAGEDRGVTDAACTLAALIAERDIRQRGRASFGRAAVGPRGGGATGAGDDRGVDLLELAEQFAEARRADFARERLRTLELDPRAVETVERARRQLRGLAAKSAPARNDAAPAPQNPEAFEQAVAMAALTAFPDRVARRRRPGERTVLLAGGGAAELGFQTDADWIVAVDAEETGSAARAGSRVVVRAGVKINPDWLLDLPGEPVAESDDLQFDPNSERVLRVRRLTYQSLVLDETITPAPPGPATAAVLATAALAAGIERLDEDGALPRLRARVDFAREVLPAVDLPALDDATLASALGAACADATCFEDLRATGLAAQLQRSFSADGQRALAALAPQSVTLPGGRKLSINYETGQPPWIASRLQDFFGMRTGPVVGGGRVPLTLHLLAPNQRAVQVTRDLDSFWQKHYPPLRRELGRRYPKHAWPEEGATARPPPPLPPRKR; this comes from the coding sequence ATGAACACTCTGCCCATCGATCCTTTGCTGCCGGATGTGGTGAAAGCACTCCGGAGCGGTCCCGCTGTCGTTATCGAGGCGCCGCCCGGCGCGGGAAAAACCACCCGCGTGCCGCGCGCCATTCTCGACGGAAAATTGGCTGCAAACGGGGAGATCCTGGTACTGCAGCCGCGACGGTTGGCGGCGCGCCTGGGCGCGTATCGCGTGGCCGAAGAGTTGGGGCAAACGCCGGGTGGGACCGTCGGCTACACCGTGCGCTTTGAAGACGTCGGCGGCGCCGACACCCAACTGCGCTTTATCACCGAAGGCATCTTGACCCGCCGTTTGCTGGTTGATCCCACGCTGGCCGGGGTCTCCGTCGTCGTGCTGGATGAATTTCACGAGCGGCACCTGGCAACGGATCTGGCGTTGCCCTTGCTGCGACGATTGCAGCAAACCGCGCGGCCGGATCTGAAGCTGGTGGTGATGTCGGCGACGCTGGACGCCGAACCGGTACGCGCATTTCTCGACGGCTGCGCATCGTTCCGCAGCGAGGGCCGGCGTTTCGACGTGGCCATCGAACACGTCGACGGCCCCGACGACCGGCCGCTCGGCGCGCAGGTGGCGTCGGCGGTGCGGCGCCTGGTGGGCGAGCAGCCCGACGGGGACATCTTGGTTTTTCTTCCCGGCGCCGGCGAGATCCGCCGTGCCCAGGAGGCCATCGCCGGGCAACCGGGCTTGTCGTCGCTGCTGGTGTTGCCCTTGCACGGCGAGATGTCGCTGGGCGAACAGAACCGAGCGGTGAAACCAGCCGGACAGCGCAAGGTGATCCTGTCGACCAACGTGGCCGAGACCTCGGTGACCATCGACGGCGTGGTGGCGGTGATCGATTCGGGCTTGGCCCGCGTGGCCGCGCACTCGCCATGGACGGGATTGCCGACTGTGCTGTTGGCGAAGATCAGCCAGGCGTCGGCGATCCAGCGTGCCGGCCGCGCCGGTCGCACGCGTCCAGGTGTGGCGTTGCGCCTTTACCCGCGCCACGACTTCGAGACCCGCCGGCGGTACGAACTGGCGGAGATCGCCCGCGCGGATCTGGCCGAGGCGGCGCTGGCGTTGCACGCGCTGGGGATCGGCGATCTCGACGATTTTTCCTGGTTCGAAGCGCCGCCCGGCGCGGCGCTGGGCGTCGCCGAACAGCTGCTGCGCCGCCTGGGCGCCGTCGACGACAGCGGCGCCGTGACCGCACTGGGCCGGCGCATGCTGCGTTTCCCGGTGCACCCACGCCTCGAACGCTTGGTTTGCGCGGGTGAGGATCGCGGAGTAACCGACGCCGCCTGCACGCTGGCAGCGCTGATCGCCGAACGCGACATCCGGCAGCGGGGTCGCGCCTCGTTCGGTCGTGCAGCGGTGGGTCCGCGCGGTGGCGGTGCGACAGGCGCGGGCGACGATCGCGGCGTCGATCTGCTGGAGCTGGCCGAGCAATTCGCCGAAGCCCGCCGTGCCGATTTCGCCCGCGAGCGCCTCCGCACTCTGGAATTGGATCCGCGCGCCGTGGAAACCGTCGAGCGTGCCCGAAGACAGCTGCGCGGCCTGGCGGCCAAGTCAGCGCCCGCCCGCAACGACGCCGCGCCAGCGCCGCAAAATCCCGAAGCCTTCGAACAAGCCGTGGCCATGGCCGCGTTGACCGCCTTCCCCGATCGCGTGGCACGCCGGCGGCGACCCGGTGAACGAACGGTTCTGCTGGCCGGTGGCGGCGCCGCCGAGCTGGGGTTCCAGACCGACGCCGACTGGATCGTCGCCGTCGACGCCGAAGAGACCGGCAGCGCCGCTCGCGCCGGCAGCCGAGTGGTGGTGCGCGCCGGGGTGAAGATCAATCCCGACTGGCTGCTGGATTTGCCGGGCGAGCCCGTGGCCGAGAGCGACGATTTACAATTTGATCCAAACAGCGAGCGGGTGCTGCGCGTGCGCCGCCTGACCTATCAATCGCTGGTTCTGGACGAGACCATCACGCCGGCGCCGCCTGGTCCAGCGACGGCGGCCGTGCTGGCGACAGCCGCGCTGGCGGCTGGCATCGAGAGGCTGGACGAGGACGGTGCCTTGCCACGCTTGCGGGCGCGGGTGGACTTCGCGCGCGAGGTGTTGCCCGCGGTCGATCTGCCGGCTTTGGATGACGCCACGCTGGCCAGCGCACTGGGCGCCGCCTGCGCCGACGCCACCTGCTTCGAAGATCTCCGCGCGACGGGCCTGGCCGCGCAGCTGCAGCGATCGTTTTCGGCCGACGGTCAACGGGCGCTGGCGGCGCTGGCGCCCCAATCGGTGACCCTGCCCGGCGGGCGCAAACTGTCGATCAACTATGAAACCGGACAGCCGCCGTGGATCGCGTCGCGCCTGCAGGACTTCTTCGGCATGCGCACCGGGCCGGTGGTGGGCGGCGGGCGCGTGCCGCTGACCCTGCATTTGCTGGCGCCCAATCAGCGCGCCGTGCAGGTGACGCGCGATTTGGACAGCTTTTGGCAAAAGCATTACCCGCCACTGCGCCGGGAGCTGGGCCGTCGCTATCCCAAGCACGCCTGGCCGGAAGAGGGAGCCACCGCCCGCCCGCCGCCGCCCTTGCCACCGCGCAAGCGCTAG
- the fabF gene encoding beta-ketoacyl-ACP synthase II, whose translation MARRVVITGVGLVTPIAIGTEETWQGLVSGKSGIGPITHFDHTAFATHFAGEIKNFDPTRWVSARDAKSTDPFIQFAIAAATLAVEDSGLKIEGAFAERVGCFVGAGLGGVTTIEAACRTLASKGPRHGISPFFVPMIIVNLAPGQISIRFGAKGPNLSQVSACSTGAHAIGDAFRVIQRGDADAMICGGTEATVTPLGVGGFNSMRALSTRNDAPTEASRPFDRDRDGFVIAEGSGVVIIEELERAKNRGAKIYAELTGYGANADAHHITAPAPEGEGAQRCMKLALADAKLNPSQIGYINAHGTSTKMNDANESLAIKKVFGDSARKVMVSSTKSMTGHMLGAAGGVETAVCALALSRSVIPPTINYTTPDPECDLDYVPNTAREVKLDHVLTNSFGFGGTNACLVLSRF comes from the coding sequence ATGGCAAGAAGGGTCGTTATCACAGGTGTCGGGCTTGTCACCCCGATTGCCATCGGAACCGAAGAGACCTGGCAGGGTTTGGTGTCAGGCAAGTCGGGCATCGGACCCATCACCCACTTCGACCACACCGCGTTCGCCACGCACTTTGCCGGCGAGATCAAAAACTTCGATCCCACCCGCTGGGTCAGCGCGCGCGACGCCAAGTCCACCGATCCCTTCATCCAATTCGCCATCGCCGCCGCCACGCTGGCGGTGGAAGATTCGGGGCTGAAGATCGAGGGCGCGTTCGCCGAGCGCGTTGGCTGTTTCGTCGGCGCCGGCCTGGGCGGCGTCACCACCATCGAGGCGGCGTGCCGCACGCTGGCTTCGAAGGGGCCGCGCCACGGAATCTCGCCATTTTTTGTCCCGATGATCATCGTGAATCTGGCGCCCGGGCAGATCTCGATTCGCTTTGGAGCCAAGGGACCGAACCTCAGTCAGGTGTCGGCGTGCTCGACCGGCGCCCACGCCATCGGCGACGCCTTCCGCGTCATCCAGCGCGGCGACGCCGACGCAATGATCTGCGGTGGCACCGAGGCCACGGTGACGCCGCTGGGGGTCGGTGGGTTCAACAGCATGCGCGCCCTGTCCACCCGCAATGATGCGCCGACGGAGGCCTCGCGTCCGTTCGACCGCGACCGCGACGGCTTCGTCATCGCCGAAGGCTCGGGCGTGGTGATCATCGAGGAGCTCGAACGTGCCAAGAACCGCGGCGCCAAGATCTACGCCGAGTTGACCGGATACGGCGCCAACGCCGACGCTCACCACATCACCGCGCCGGCGCCGGAAGGCGAGGGCGCGCAACGCTGCATGAAGCTGGCCCTGGCCGACGCCAAGCTGAACCCGTCGCAGATCGGGTACATCAATGCCCACGGGACGTCGACGAAGATGAACGACGCCAACGAGTCGCTGGCGATCAAGAAGGTCTTCGGCGACAGCGCCCGCAAGGTGATGGTCAGCTCGACCAAGTCGATGACCGGCCACATGCTGGGCGCCGCCGGCGGTGTGGAGACCGCGGTGTGCGCGCTGGCCCTGTCGCGCTCGGTGATTCCGCCGACCATCAATTACACCACGCCCGACCCCGAGTGCGACCTCGACTATGTCCCGAACACCGCCCGCGAGGTGAAGCTCGACCACGTGCTCACCAACAGCTTCGGCTTCGGCGGAACCAACGCTTGCCTTGTGCTCAGCCGTTTTTGA
- a CDS encoding DUF2934 domain-containing protein yields the protein MAVKAPSLTTTTKSTATAKSPPTFDEIAARSFELYLARGAEDGHDVEDWLAAEAQLSASSH from the coding sequence ATGGCGGTCAAGGCTCCTTCCCTGACGACGACGACAAAATCTACGGCGACGGCGAAAAGCCCGCCCACCTTCGACGAGATCGCGGCTCGTTCGTTCGAGCTTTACCTTGCGCGCGGCGCGGAAGACGGCCATGACGTGGAAGACTGGCTGGCCGCCGAAGCGCAGCTCAGCGCGAGCAGCCACTAG